The sequence ACCGGCTTGGCAATCGGCAGAGACGGTGTCTGCGGCACCAGCCCGTTCGCTCGCCAGTACGCCGCCAACGCATACTGCAGGCCCGACGACGACGCCGTGAACACCCCCTCGCCCCGCTCCTCCCAGACGAGCCGACCGGCCGCGGCAAGCGTCTCGTCGTCGAGCACGTCGATCATCACGACCGGCGGATCGCCGCGCATGAGTTCACGAACCTTCGCGCCCGCATCGGGCGAGCGGACCTGAACCAGGTCGATCAATTCGATCCGCCGCTCGGTCTGCCGGCGCAGATGCACGCGCAAGTCCGCCTCGTCCATCGGTGTCACGGGATGACGGGACATCGTCGGATGGCGGTCGACCCGGTAGCCTTCGCCGTCGACTGCCGCGAACAGGTTGCCGAACGCCTGGTAGCGCTTCAGGCGCGGCGCACCCACGATCATCGGCGACCATTTGCCGGGCATGTGTCTCACGCCAATGTCGATCGCCCGGCCGATCGAGCCGATCTCGGGCGACGAGTCGAACGTCGAGCACACCTTGTAGTGGAGGATTGGCGCACCGAGCGCGGCGAGGCTGGCGAACGCGCGGGGCAACTCGTCGTCCATCCACTGCGGCGTGCGTCCGCGCGACGAACCGGCCAACCCCACGCAACGGACCTCCGGAAAACGGGCGAGCAATTCCGGTGTCGGCGTGTCCAGGCACAAGAGTGTCGGCACGCCGGCCGCGGTCATCGCTTCCATTGCGTCGGTGGAACCTGTGAAGTCGTCG comes from Trinickia violacea and encodes:
- the oiaK gene encoding 3-oxo-isoapionate kinase OiaK; this encodes MSDRNQAAWPAGLLLAYYGDDFTGSTDAMEAMTAAGVPTLLCLDTPTPELLARFPEVRCVGLAGSSRGRTPQWMDDELPRAFASLAALGAPILHYKVCSTFDSSPEIGSIGRAIDIGVRHMPGKWSPMIVGAPRLKRYQAFGNLFAAVDGEGYRVDRHPTMSRHPVTPMDEADLRVHLRRQTERRIELIDLVQVRSPDAGAKVRELMRGDPPVVMIDVLDDETLAAAGRLVWEERGEGVFTASSSGLQYALAAYWRANGLVPQTPSLPIAKPVEAIAAVSGSCSPVTASQIRWARENGFCVERLDLCRALDERSRSAEVERAVNVAAQALAHGQSALVFSAEGPDDPDVVGFDAIASRARMTRFDAARRIGEALAEVMRRLLDRVPLSRVVVAGGDSSGEVASALGISALSVAAGMAPGSPLCRAWSNDPARDGLEIALKGGQIGGVSFFGSVREGRLLT